tttaaactgaggctCATGTTGTTTGTTTAATCTTCATCACTACTGCAGAAGCTTGAGGAGTGTGACTTACATTCTGCCCCAAGCACCCTGCACTTAGGAAGGGATTTTCAACTGAATTGATTTGTATTTCCAAGAGCTGGGGGACAGCCAGATCGCCAAGAATTTGCTCAAGTGAAACTTGAGAACCGTTAGAATCATCTTAGAGATTTCTTGAATGGATTTGTTGGGATAGGATGGCTGCTGCTTGAGAAGCCTTTTTGAGCCCGACACTTTATTTGGAAGAGACGTTCTTTGTAAGACTTTGTACTGCTTTTTTCTCTAGGTTACCCTGAAGAGACCTATCCAATTTATGACCTTTCAGACTGCATCAAGCGTAGGCAAGAAACAATCCTGGTGGATTACCCTGACCCAAAAGAGCCCTCTGCCGAGGAAATAGCTGAAAGAATGGGAGTgacagaagaaggaggaggatcAGGCCATTTGGGGTGGGAAACGCCTACCGACCCCAGAGCTCAGGAAAATAGTTCTGTTGCCTCATGTGACCCAGAGGCAGAAACACGTTCCTGCTGTTTTCATGAAGAAGAGGATCCCGCTGTCTTGGCAGAGAATGCTGGATTTGGTGCAGACAGTTACCGTGAGCAAGAGGAGACCACCGGAGAAATGTGGCCCCACGACTTGAGAGATGAAGGGCCAGCCGTCGGTGCTGATAAAGCAGATCCAGGGGGCATGCTGAGGAAGCGGGACCCCCACCGTTTAGAGTACAGACAGCCAGTTTGGTGAGGTGCCCATTACTCTAGTCCCAAGGTgacctttctctcctctctgattTCATCCTTGGCCCTGTGCCCTGTATTTCATTCTCTGTGTTTAAATATCATAGCCAATCAGGCCACTGCCTTGGATATCATGTGTCCTTCCTGGTGCTTACACACCTGTCACCTGTAAAACATCACAGTAATCAGTATGAACACAAGAcagcttccctctttctcttcctgcctttcctccaTCAGAGAGTTGATccactgagtaatatttcatctATTGTAATTACAGATGGGACCACTCAGGGCAGAGGTCTGACTCTTCGTGTTAGGAGTAACAGATGGTTTACCTGTGAACGAACATCAGATTATACATGATGAGGACTTAAGGTTGTAAGAGTGAAGATTTCAGAGTCCAAAATACCTTATTCTGTGGGCCTTGAGCAGGTTAGTAGTCCGCTGAGCTCAAGAAGAAAACCTCCTGTTAGTGGGGATGGTGGGGCCAGAGCAGGGTAAGACTCTGCTGTCTGAACTGAAGCCCCTTTCTCACAGCAAGGCCCTTTTTAGGAGCACCCAGGCTGCCTCAGATCTCCTCTTTTCTCCAGAGTAGAAGACTCCCACTGACCTGAGAATGAACCTAGAGGCTTGTTGGGGGATGGTTTTGCTCTAATATTGCCTGGATCTCTAGCTTCCTTTATCCCTGTTCTGCTTAACAGAACTGCCAAATGCATAAGTACCTTTGTGCCTCTGGTCTTCAGTGGCCGGAGGAAACTTGAGTTAGAGACTTTAGTCCTTGCCCTGCAGAGCCAAGGTTTGAGGCTTCAGGAAAGCCTGCCGAAGGGTGGTGGTCCTGCCATGAGATGCTCAGAGGCCAGGGAGCCGGTGATGGGGAGAGAACCCATGTGCTTATAGGCAGTCCTTGCTTAGATGCTGTTTCTGAAAGTTGTACCCTCTGGGAAATTTGTTCTCACAACAAATTCAGTTGAAACAGAAACGAGGAGGACTGAGCTTATAGACCAAGTGCCAGCCCAGCAGCGAAGTTGCAGGGATCCAATGTAGCAGTGCCCGGGAAGAGACCGTTTGTTCCGTATTTGGATATCTGAGTCTACTGAGAAAGCTGGGCAAAGTAGGAGGTAGGTTAGGACCGCGAGGATTGTGACCAAACCAAAAGCCTAATCTCTGAGCTGCCATGTGTCATGTGTCTCCTTGAGGTAAGATGTATTCTGTCTAGTAAGGATGAGTGAATTCAGTTTACAGGTAAGACCTAAGAGTTTAAAGAGGACACATTCCTGAGGATACTGCCAGTCATGAAATGCAGAAGacttgaaaattaagaaatcatgTAAAGGTAGACTTGGCTTTTAGAGTTCCATTGTGCCTGGCATGAGCAAGAGGCCAGGAAAACAGGTTAATCACTATTAAATCACATAAGCATACACACTGCTGTCACAGGTACAGGatcatattaaaataatgtatcagCTACTGCTGTGCATTTCTTGTTAGTTAATGACTACAGAGAAAAGTCACTGAAGACTGAGTCTGTAGAAAGCATATTGTCTCTATCTGTGTGGAACATTTGATTCACTTGTAAAGAATAGTTTAAAATGTACTGAAAACAGTCTAGATGTAATGTAATGCTGAAGGTAAAAAATAATGTAGGTGCTCTTTACTGTTTCGATAAATTATTTTTCGTGTTGTTTCTCTTCATTCACAATGAGGGGTTGATTTATGAGAAGAGTTCTGGGACCCTGTTTCGAGTTTCGTTTTTGCCTTAGGATATGATTCCCTTATTAGAGGTatgtatttgtttccttctagcttattcactcatttattcattcagcagacacTGCTCAGAGCTAGGCAGTGGGAACAGAAGGCTCAATCCCTGCCTTTAAAGAAACTCAGTTGAATGTGGGAGCCTTAtccaatttattttctaaaatgaactgTGAACTATAAAAGGGCCCAAGATCGTGAATTCTGCAGGCAGAGAAATGTCGGTCACAATTTCATCCTTGTCTATTCTAGTTGTAGAATCTGGCCAGCTCCTTAACCCCAAGAACCTTGGCTTTCTCATTCTAAAGCTGGCGGGTCAAAGTCCAGGTCTCACAGGgtagttatgaggattaaatgaaatcatcaGTGCCTATAACACAGCACTATCCTATCTCATACAGGATAACCACTCAATAAGCGGTATAGCTACTTTATACTTTTATTGTACAAGGTTTTATGCTGTATTTGAGATATGGACCCAAATCTATAGGAGCACAAAAAGAGATCATTTTTGCTAAAGTACTTCAAGaaacttcacagaggaggtgggtCATGAGGGATGCTAATAACTTCTCCAGCTgtgcaaggaagagaaaggacatTCTTGGCGGAGAGAGTGGCGTTAGAGCAGTGGGGtgtgaaagtaaaaggatgatgTTCAGGTATTTTGATGAGGCTGGTATGTAAGGTGTCACATAACCAACTCTTTTTTGGAATGTTAATCTTTGGGGGAAATTGGCTTATGGAAATAGTTTCTGTTGGAAGTACTAAGACCTCATGATAGCTCTTGCTGCCCTGGTTCTTGGTGGGTTTATATAGCaggaatatatttatgtatttatatttcaaaaaatttaatgtaCTCTTCAGTAATTTCGGATCAGGCAGTCCTTTTGGGATTTTTCAGAATTATGTTATTCTTCAGGGATGACGATTATATTTGTATGTACAATCCAGGATGACCAAAATCATGGGACTGGTTTTTGTTGTCATGCCTGCTGTCTCTTTCCTCCTGGTCTTCATTTCTCCAGAAATGATCTGGGCTGAGTCCCCTGGCACTAGGTCTGCCGTGACTTTTAGGCACCGTGGCAGAGCACGGTCATACCTCTGGGGGCAGATAGTTGGCCCAGGAAACAACTGCATCACCTGGGACCATGCTTGGCAAATCAGGTGGGTGATCCGGCCAGGAGATCCCCTTTCCTGGTCAGAATAAGAGCACAAGGAGCGTACCTCCTTAGTTCCAGGACTAGTGCTATGTGAGCTCAGGAGCCAGGCCCAGAGAGCTGCATAGAGGAGTGCAGGCACGTTTGGCCTCTAGAAGAGATGGCTTGTGAGGACCCCACTCTCTGCACCCTCTATGGCCTGGATGATCCAATGACTTATGGTCCAATCTGGGACACTTTGGGGAAAGGGAGCTTTACTTATGCCAGGATAATAGCTGTAAACTAGGACTCTCCATGGACCCTGTCCAGGGCTATTTACGAGATTTGTCTTTAACCTGACCACTAAACAACgaaaatctctttcctttttagtaGTGCCCTGCAAATGTTATTTCCCAGAGGCAgagccaaggggagaggccagtTCAGGTAGGAAATGCTGTTGACCACATTAAAAACTCCAAATCTGGAGTAATAAATAAACCAACCCTACTTATTACCACACTCTTAGATTCCCTCCACCCAGACTATTTATATACCAAAGGAAAATCTAATACTTCAGCTACCCAGCAATGAGAAAAACATGAAGTATCACAGACTTTGCCTTGACCATTTTCACACAAGTGTTTCTAAAATGTACCTaaccttgtttttcctttcccGTTTTCTTATACAAAGTAAATAGGCCaagtttctcctttttcttgattactccttaacttctctaagcACCAATTTCCTCATTTATGCATTGGGAATAATACCCCCCTCGCAGTGCTGTGCAGTGTCTGTCCATGGTGTAGCCTGTGCTAGGTGCGCATGCCAGTGCCATCAACAGCATCTCACTCTGTCGTCAAGTCCTGTGCTGCTGGGCTGTCGCCCTTGACACCCTCCAAGGCTACCCTGACTGCTGGGAATGGCCCAGAGCACAGGTCCTGCAGTGTCTGGGTGACTTCAGTTTTGATGTCCTCCCTCAGGATCAGACCCATAGCCTTCATGTCTGCTTCCAGCCACAACTGCAGCCTCCCTTGCTGTTGGCTTCATATCTGCCACAGGCCGAAAAGAAAATTCCCAAGTGTGTAGTATGTCCAAGTCCTGTTTAAACAGGTTAGGCTGCTCTGCATAGGGCTAGAGGAACCCAGTGGCTGGGTCTTCATGTTATTTCTACCACTTGGGCCTTTCTCACCTTTTTTTCAGCTCTATGGCCCTGTTTTTGTTCGTACGGGCCAGGCCCACAGGGGTTTACTTAGGAAGCAGCAGCCCATTCTTCCAGCTGGCACAGCTGACCCTGCAGAGGATGCTCTAACTTAAGTACCTTCTGTCCTTACCCTTCTTCTAGCCCATCCAGCCTCTGCGTGTGTGGTTCTGACCATCCTTAAACTTGACGAGCACGGCCAGAGGGAAGACAGTTTCCACCCATATGTGATGGTTTCTAAACAAGCTATGATCCCCTTGTTACCACCACCTCCCGCCCACCCCTGAGGCTCTTAGGACAGAAGGAATGAATGATGTAGAAAAAAACTTTTAGGTAAgaaacatgttttttcttttataggggGAAAAAAGTGCACAGCAGTGTTGAAACAGTTCAGGTTTAATTTGTTGATATAGGGTTTGTGGTCTGTACTCAGACAAACACTAAGTTCTACAACATACATAATGTCATGGGAAAATACCAACTTTGTCATTGCACataccaataaataaatacatttgctCCAGAATACCAAAGAGTTTATTCAAAAAGTCACTTAATAAAAGCACAGTTTTGCAAGTTTGTCTAAAACTTGATGattttgaacaaaaataaaatgtctgacCACTCCAAAATAGGAAAAGACAATCTTGTGCAAATAGACATACACATTCTAGGCATTATGAAAACTGGCTAAATGTATGCTCCCAATAAGAGAAGTGTCACCATCCTAAGTCCCCTTAGTCACCAAATGCAGGATTAAAGAGGCCAGAGTCGGGCTTCCCTTTCTAAGCCACACTGTTACTCTCTAGGAGTTACTCTCTAGGAAATTCTGGATCTTGGCTAATCTCCAGCTCTGCCTGGACCTTGACAGGGAGGGACAACAGAAGAGGAAAGGGGTGTGACGTCtttcttaggaaagaaaaaaggcacgGTGATGAGCTAGAAAGTGATGAAAGCAAGGATCAACTTTCATTCACCCTGAATCCTACTGCAAGCTGTTGACAGTCCAACCTCCTTGTTTGGTAGGTGAGAAAACAGACCTAGAAAAATCACGTGGTTTGCTCAAAATCACATGGTTACTAAGTGCAGTAGTGCTTTCCGTAAGACCAACTTGCCTCTCAACTTGGTTGGAAAATTCAAAAACCAAACCCGTCCCAAATACTTCTGCTGTACCTTTCCCCCCATATCCTGAGATGACAGAAAATTACAAACAGGAGGTATGGAAGGACAGGTGACCACTAAACTCAAACAAGAGCCCATCCTTTACTGTTCCTGGGGCTGCTACAGTTCTACAAGCCAGGGTCCAGGGCAGTGTAGGGTCCCAACGCTGGGCCCTGAGTGCAGGGGAGTCAGGCCCCACTCAGTGCTGGGCACCAGAAGAAAGCAAACTCATTCAGCTATCTAGAAAAATGTACTCTGAGGGCCACCTGGCATCCTGAGGTCACAGGGGTATCTCAGCTGGGGTGAAGAATTGTAGAGAGGGATGGGCTGGTGTTACCGCAGGAAGGGAAAGCCAGGGACTCCATCTAGGAGATGGAATTTGTGCTTGCATAGCAAAGCCGTGGACACAGccagcccagcctctcccctcacTGTAAGGAAAGCACAAGCCTCTTAGTTTGAAGTCATCACTGTGGCTCGTTAAATTCAGAACTGCCTCTAAATATATGGTAAATTCATTTAGAAGTAAATGCCCCACCATTTCCAGAGCAAAGAAAGATGTCTGCTTCTACAGTTTTGTTGCGCTTGTCACTGAAGGAGGTGGGCCCCAAATGTTGTGTCTTCTAGCCTGTGATTATCACACTTCCTGGCTTTTAACACCTGTCCTCAGCATGGGTCTGGACCTTACATGCTCGTTCTGAATTAGTGTCATGATTTTTAAGGCACATTCAACTAGAATAAAAGTTCAAATTCATCCAAAAGCACACATGCAACACACCAATTTCTTCAGGTAATGCAAAGTGGGAACTGAAGAACTAAACTTTTGGGGATGGTGTCTTCCCAATCAGAACCTTGGGAGAAAGAGTTGGTACTTTCCCAAGTATACTTTCTGATCAAAGAGCATGAAATGAACAAAATCCACCGGTGAGCATAACTACATCCTTACTCCTTTCCTATTCATCTGTAGAAATATGATTGTAATAGGAAACCTCAACTGATTGTTCAGATTGCCCTTTgccccaaatacacacacagacacacagacagacacagagcaCCTTGgagccagaaggaaagaaaagccagaaTTGGGGAAGAGTGAACTTCACTGCTCTGTAGAACTGTTTGTTTGGGGGTGTGGCCCCAGGAGGAGTTAGTTAGCTAGAGCTAGGAGCAGTTGCAGAGGAGCTGCCTAAGGTCCCAGCTACCCAACACCCTTAGGGACTGCTCATTCCATCACCAAGTTCCCTGCCCAACCCAGGACCATCTGGTTAGAGGGTATGAAGGGCACAAACTCTTACTGTGGGAGAGGCTGAGCCCAAGTGGTCTCCAGGGGCCCTGGCAGCTTTATGAGTCCTTGGGCCCATGGCTATGAGGCCAGTGGTCAAGCAAAACCAGCATCACCAAGGATGGGGTCCTAAGAACAGACCTTGCGAGGCTGGGGTCTTAAGCAGGTGACTCGAGTGCTCTTGCTTGTCACTCAATGCCCAACAGAGGGTTTTGTTGCTGAGCTCCCCTTTTCCGTGCCCAGGCTGGAACTCAGGCCACATTCCTGACCCTACCAAAACATCTGTCAGCCCCCTCCCCTGTGTACTAGAGGAGAAAGCAGGGGACTAGTTTTCCATTGTGCTTCTGATGAATtttccactctgccaccaggaTCCACTCTCATGAGGATCCAGAATCAACCTGTTCTACCTTAAAATCACTGACCCAGAGAAACAGCTTGACTAGACTTTAGAGAGCATCTACTTTCCATCATTCTAAATGTCAGCAGGTCTCTCTTTTCAAAGTCAAGAAAGGAAGAGCCAAACTGGGACTACGGAAAGGAGGACGGCACGACCGTATTTCATTGGCAAGTGGACCAGCTCCAGTATAGAAAGTTCTAGTGCCCTAAAGATGGCCCCAAGTCAAGAGCTGTCTAGAAACTAGACCATGTTAACAAAACCTGGACCATTGGAGGGGCCTCTCACAGAGACATATGCCCCAGATGCGGGCAGATCCCTGCTAGAACAAGAATGCCTTGCTTTAAGCACTCAATGTAGGAAAACCCAGATTACCAGGAAATGAGCATACCACCTCCCACTGAAGTCAAAACAACTTCACCTCAGAGCCTTGCTAACATGTTTAAagtatgatttttactttttaaaaaaccaacttcTATGTAGTCTTTCCAAGCACATCTATCTACTCTGAAGTGGGGAACAAACTCTGGCTTGCGTCCCACTGATTTCTGATCTCCATCTGGGCGAGTAGCCTCTGTCAGGGTCAATGACAAATATGCAAGACTTCCCAAGTCTTCAGAGTAGATGCTGCCATCCAAAGAGGAGGGCGGTGGAGGGAGGGACCAGGCACAGCCCTGGAACACTCACAACCCACCTGTCACACCTAGATAGCAAAAGGGGCAGCAACCTTGCTAAGGCCTGCCCTCGGGGAGGAGCCAGGCACAGGCCAGTCCCTATCAGATGGACATGCAAAAATCCAGGCAGCTTTCAGCAGGGAACTGCCCAATTTCCCACTGAAACGGTTTCAATTTCACCACCTCTCGACATTTCTGTCTCCGGAATCAGGTGCACGGGCATGCGGACTGTGCCCTAGGAAGGTCAGAGAGAGCAGTTTCTTGGGGGATGGTGGAAACAAGGAAATCAAGGGAGCTGAAACTCCGAACTCTGCCCCTAACCAGCCAGGTGACCCAGGGCAAGTCCTATTTTCTAGATGATCTCTCAGAGTCCTGCCACCTCTGATCTCTTGTGGTTCTAAAACATTTCCTGCTCTCCTTACCCTGTCCCATTCCCAGCTAAGAAGAACCACATACAGTCCCTCAGCAACCACAGCCTAGGCTGACTGCGGTGGGAGCTGAAGCACAGGCAGGAGCTCCAGGCACGCCTACCTGTGTGCAGTCTGGGGCTGGTGTCCTGGGGTTCATGGGCTTTGTGCAGGGACTGCTCAGCAGGGAGCTCCTGGGGCAGCTGACGGAGCTCCAGAACAGCCCTGTCCCATGCGCCGCCTGTATGCTGAGCCTGCGTCCTGCAGGCCCCATCCTCTAAGAGATCTGACCTTGGGGGCTGGCCTCCTGCCGCCTCTGTGCACACAGAGAAATCAAATGAGCTCAAAGCCTAGGCCACCAGCCAATTCCCACAGCCACAGCCGGGCCCCTGCAATCCTGGCAAGGTCCTGCCACTCACCTTTCCCCATGCCCATAACTCttcccaggcccagctgaggCCTTCTGAAGCTGGAGGACTTGCTGTAGTTGTAAGGGCCAGGCTCGGCTACCCAGCCCTCTGCTCTGTAAAGTAGGCGTGCCCTAACACttacactaacacacacacactcactgtgCCCCTCACAGTTGGGCTGAGTGCATGGCTGGGCCCCAGCAGCCCTGCACTGTGCTTCCTCTCCCTCTACACCTCTTCCTGCCTCCCCGGCTGAAGAGGCTGCTCAGCTTGGCAAACATGACTGCAGCAGGATACTAACCCaagggtggggggtgtgtgttgATCTTGGGGCACAGGAAGAATTCACGCTGGTCCCTTCACATCCCCCACTCCTCTGCCTCAGCAGTGGAGGCGCAGGAGCCAGTTCCTGGatggctgggcccgggagcccaCTGAGAGCCAAAGGGTCACCTGGCACGAGGCCTATGTACAGGGGGTCGGCAGGGCTGTCTCCGCAGGCAGGCAGCTCCACTCCAGGCTGGGCAACCCCAGAGGGCATGAGGCGGCCTCTACTCGCAGGCCAGCTTGCTGTCGAAGCTGGACAGGGCAATGGCAAAGGCCTGCAGCGCACACAATGGGTAGTTGTAATCCATGGTGAACACGTCCTCTGCTACACGGCCAAACTGCATCACAATGTAGTCCGCTGGAGCCAGGCACAAGCGTGGACAGAGACAGAAGGGCAGAGCAGGGATGGCGGAGAAGGGGAAGGACAGACACCCAAatcacaagagggaagagaagcgGGAAGCAGAGAAGCCAAGAGAATCCCAAAGGAGGTACAACACAGACCAGTTGGGAGAAGTGGCAGGAGAGATGGAACAGGTGGCGAAGGAGAAAGACGCATACAAACACCAGGAgacagggaagaagagaggaagtcCATTCAAAGGGTGTTCCCACGCCTGAGACTCTGCTGAGCGCACAGAATCTAGGGTCAGGGCTCCAGAGAAGGTTCCTCCAGGGCCTCCCAGTCATTATGGTTAGAAAGTTCTTTACATCTAATCTAAGCCATATAATCCATGTCCTTAAGCTCTGACCTCTGTGGGCAGGGCTAGGTGAGCTGAACCCTGAGCTAAGGGCCCCGGGTATCACGTGGACAGTAATAAGTCAGGGCAGAAACACTCACGGTCATTGCCGTGGATGATCTGGAAGTTCTTCACGGAGGCCTGAGTGACGCGCCCGTGGAAGTTGAGTACGTAGGACTGCGTGTCGTCATTCCAGACAGGCGTCTTGTTCTGCAGCTCAATGATACTCTCCGTGTTCTTATTCTGCCAGCGTGCTAGCAGCGTCTCGTGCTCCTGGGAGGGCAGCCTCAGCTGAGCCAGGCCCAGGCCTTGGCACCATGACCGCCCCAGAGAGGGATCTGCCCCAGGAGTGGGAGTCCTTAGATTTCCCTAGACCCCCAGGGCTTCTCACACTGTGTCTCCTCTACACATACACAGCAGCTGGAGTTCTGCCCGCAGACGCTCACGCAGACGCTGGGATAATGGGGAAGACGGGTGGGATGGGGTAGAGACTCACGTTGCGGGGCCGGATGGAGACTCTCTCGTGAACCATGGTCATGCCTGGGACAACCACACTCATCTTCCGCGGCCCCTTGAAACCTAAAACATTTGTTTCCtaggaaatagagacagagaactCAACACTGGCCATGTGAGGACTCAACTTACCTACTGGAGAGACCAGGGGGAGGGAATAAAGATGAGCTAGCTTTCACCACTCACACATCTAATAGGCATCTCTAAACTTACCATGTCCAGAAGTGGGCTCCTGAACCTCCACTCTGCCCAAATGAGCCTCTCTTACAGTCCTCCTCGCTCCAGTTAAGAGCATCTCAATTCTTCCATCTGCTCAAACTACTTGGAGTCATACTTGACTCCCCGCTCTCCCTCACACCCCACTtctaatccatcagcaaatgCTGTCAGCTCTTCCTTCAAATTATATTCAGAATTCAACCACTTttcaccaccaccatctctcaccAAGATCACAGTTCTGGCCTTTAGCTGGACTCCTTGTTTCCTCACacccccgccctcctccccgTCATCTGTTCTCCACACAGCAGTGAGTGGTCCTGGTAAGTCGgatcatttttctcttcagttcactcagagtaaaagctgaTGCTCTTACCTTGACCTGCAAGGCCTCACGTAATATGGCCCCATTACCCGCTCTCTTCACCACTCCCCTGCATTCTCTGACCTCCTTGCTATTCCCCCTGCATGCCAGGCATCCAGGATTTTTGCACTCGCTGTGTTCTCCCCGACACCTGCACAGCTGCCTCTCGCTTCCTTCTGGCCTTTACCTAAGCACTACCTCGGTGGGGCCCTCCCTGCCATCCTTCCTAAAAGGACATTCATAGgcctcttccctgctttattttttccttcttaccaTTTATCagaacatatttattttgcttaaatgACTGTTTTATAGCTTATCTCCGCACTAGGGGTTCACATCCCATAAGGGTCTATATTTGTCTCTTTGTTCACTACTATCTCTTCAGGGCCTCCAACAGCACCTGGGGCTCAGTATCTGAAGAGAGTCAGACTGCCTCCCCAAAGCCGACCAGCAGGTGGCACCACTGGATCATACAAAACAGCTATGCATTCCCAGGCTGATGGTACCAGTCCCTCATTCTGAAATAAGATGGAGAAATCCTTTGTGTTTATATTCCAGTTTGGTCATCTGTGAGCTGTGTGACATTGGCAAGTGACTCAACCTCTGAtcttcggtttcctcatctatacaatcAAGAAGATAGGATGGAGCTCTTAGGTTGAATATTCAGTGAGATGATTATGCAAAGGGCCTTACAGTCCATTCAGGACCTGAACACCGGAGGGAGGACTGGAAGGTTGCACCAACAGGAAGCCAGGCCTTCTGCCTCCTCCTTTCCAGGAGGCATCCAGGCTGGGCTTCAGAGAGCCAAGCCTAGTCCCCAGAACTCGCCAAGCAGATGGCCAGCTGTGTCCTGTCCCAGGCAGGGGCCACTCCACTGCGCCTCCTTGTCTGCCCATAAAGGTAGATGGGATAGGCCACAGACAGGTAGCAAGTCCTGAGCGTCACGTCTAACTTGGAGACCAGAGACCCGGGAGCCCATGACTCACGTAGCATACAGCAGCCAGCTCCTGACGTAAGGTTCCACTTTCCAAAGTAGAGGATGATGCCTTCTGAGGGTTGACTCCATTGTCATAAACGGTGAACTTTGTGCCCATGAGGTTGGACCTGAAGGACAGGCACGATCAGTATAGGGTCACGCACCCTGTGCCCCAAGGCATGGAGCAGTTCAGAGGCTGTCCTGTGACGAGCCTGCAAAGTAGTCTGGGCTGGGCCAGGAGCGGACCTGGAGGCACACTGCTCACGGAATCCCCATCTTTGAAGGCGCTTCTTGGACAGAAGGCCTTGACTTGCTCTGAGTTTAAATCAGAGAGCATCTCGGTTCAGTTCAGGAAAATCTGAGTTCCACAGAAAGTCTCCCTGGAGGAACTGGAGTGGCTCCCCACATGGGAGGTGAGCCACCAGAGTGGCAGATATCTGACAAGACTGCAGAGGGGACTTAGCACCCCGTGGAGGGTGGAGATGTTCTACTCTGTCCCATTCAGCCTGTGAGCTTTGGTCCAGCCCCATCTCCAGCTTTCGCTCCTGACGGCTAAGCTTGATTTATGCTCCCAAATCGGGCACTCTTCCTCAGCACAACTTCCCTCACCTGAGGCCTAGCTCAGAGCCTTTCCCCCACCCTAAGGTTGCTTTCCCTTCCCTCAAGGGCTCACTCTCAGCCATGCCCCTTGGCACTGACCATGGGGCTAAGGCGGCTCTTCCACGGTGGCCTACGTCATCACTGACATCCTAGGGTTTGATCCAACCCTCTTAGCGGGCCTGcgtcccctctgcctgggagcAGCTTAGGGTAGGGCACGTGAGGCCCATCTTCAAATCAGCTCTAGGCTGGCACAGACCTGGGCCTATGGTTGATCTGATAGAGACAACTTTGGGAGAGGATCCGACCCCTGGCCTGGCTCTCCCTCGGGGACAGGAGATGCCCTCTACAGAgcctgcccctgcctgcccccacccctgccggcCTCCTGGGGGAGTGCTCATACCGCAGTTTCCCGATGTAGCTGTCCCCTCCTCGAGACAGGTCTGTTGGGTCCACAGAGATGAGGTAATTGGAagttttactcttctttctcttccttcccgcCAGGAGGAACACCTTGGGAGTAGAGCAGGGTCGTGTTCCAGGCCCGGCCTCCGGTCCACACACAATCATGGGTGCCACTCACACACCTGCACTCACGAGTGACTCCC
This genomic stretch from Physeter macrocephalus isolate SW-GA unplaced genomic scaffold, ASM283717v5 random_1912, whole genome shotgun sequence harbors:
- the TUB gene encoding tubby protein homolog, encoding VQEADSLASLPLGAARPTAPASAKRTKAAAAAGGQGAASGKEKKGRHKGTGRPAALAEDKSEARGPMRILTVGQSDHARDEGETATGGGTRPSGQDIRATMQRKGVSSSMSFEEEEEDEDENSSSSSQLNSSTRPSSATSRKSIREAASAPSPPAPEPSVDVEVQDLEEFALRPAPQGITIKCRITRDKKGMDRGMYPTYFLHLDREDGKKVFLLAGRKRKKSKTSNYLISVDPTDLSRGGDSYIGKLRSNLMGTKFTVYDNGVNPQKASSSTLESGTLRQELAAVCYETNVLGFKGPRKMSVVVPGMTMVHERVSIRPRNEHETLLARWQNKNTESIIELQNKTPVWNDDTQSYVLNFHGRVTQASVKNFQIIHGNDPDYIVMQFGRVAEDVFTMDYNYPLCALQAFAIALSSFDSKLACE
- the LOC114485625 gene encoding protein RIC-3-like, whose amino-acid sequence is FVLLFSLGYPEETYPIYDLSDCIKRRQETILVDYPDPKEPSAEEIAERMGVTEEGGGSGHLGWETPTDPRAQENSSVASCDPEAETRSCCFHEEEDPAVLAENAGFGADSYREQEETTGEMWPHDLRDEGPAVGADKADPGGMLRKRDPHRLEYRQPVW